A genomic segment from Carassius auratus strain Wakin chromosome 25, ASM336829v1, whole genome shotgun sequence encodes:
- the hyal4 gene encoding hyaluronidase-4, with translation MPGVPCGALQHHTVPVACAIICSWLLILVHPAFCQKPAKLPLVGRKPFLAAWNAPLDMCMLKYNIDVSLDLFHISGSPRAVHTGQNVTIFYANRLGYYPFYNEQGVPINGGLPQNSSLEAHLHKARKDIAHFIPSEDFRGLAVIDWEFWRPQWDRNWNKKYIYRQRSSELITQAYLNVTDQQVQELARLRFEKSAKEFMQGTLKLGTQTRPHGLWGFYLYPDCHNYNVHEHDYNGTCPHQESKRNDQLFWLWNSSTALFPALAIRKGQMDSIHNLHFSQNRVLESLRLASLTSLPYELPTYVYTRLGYRDEAMAFLTQKDLIHTIGESAALGAAGFVIWGDLNLTSSRHNCSKVKAFLNHRLGQYITNVTWAAEICSDLLCQSNGRCVRRDPQAPHYLHLSRGSYRILSNRNGTFTVTRLQSKNERQMLADKFRCHCYQGYEGERCDSIEPEETEEDNMIKEDVEKEKKEPEVDNDIQDSAVPLQNALAVTVLLLLLNFSSI, from the exons ATGCCCGGTGTGCCCTGTGGGGCCTTGCAACACCACACTGTGCCCGTAGCCTGTGCCATCATCTGTTCCTGGCTGTTGATCCTGGTCCATCCTGCCTTTTGCCAGAAACCTGCAAAGCTGCCTCTGGTGGGCCGCAAGCCTTTCCTGGCAGCCTGGAATGCTCCACTGGATATGTGTATGTTGAAGTACAATATCGATGTCAGCCTTGATCTTTTCCATATCAGTGGCAGTCCACGAGCCGTCCACACGGGCCAAAATGTCACCATCTTCTATGCCAACCGCCTGGGCTACTACCCTTTCTACAACGAGCAAGGGGTTCCCATCAATGGAGGCCTACCTCAGAACAGCAGCCTTGAAGCACATCTTCACAAAGCCCGAAAAGACATCGCACACTTCATCCCTTCGGAAGACTTCCGTGGCTTGGCTGTGATCGACTGGGAGTTCTGGCGGCCACAGTGGGATCGTAACTGGAATAAAAAGTACATTTACCGACAGCGTTCAAGCGAGCTGATTACACAGGCTTACCTTAATGTGACCGACCAACAGGTGCAAGAGCTGGCACGCTTGCGCTTTGAGAAGAGCGCCAAGGAGTTCATGCAGGGCACACTGAAGCTAGGCACACAAACTCGTCCGCATGGACTCTGGGGTTTTTATCTCTACCCTGACTGTCACAATTACAATGTACATGAACATGACTACAATGGCACATGCCCCCACCAAGAGAGCAAACGCAATGACCAGCTGTTTTGGTTGTGGAACAGCAGCACTGCCCTCTTCCCAGCCCTCGCTATACGCAAAGGCCAAATGGACAGCATTCACAACCTGCACTTCTCACAGAACAGGGTACTGGAGTCACTGCGACTGGCCTCCCTTACCTCACTGCCCTATGAGCTGCCTACATATGTATACACACGCTTGGGGTATAGAGATGAGGCCATGGCGTTTCTGACCCAG AAAGACTTGATACATACAATAGGAGAAAGCGCTGCTTTGGGTGCTGCAGGATTTGTCATTTGGGGGGACCTCAACCTCACTTCTTCAAGG CACAACTGTTCCAAAGTGAAGGCTTTTCTGAATCATAGACTGGGTCAGTACATCACTAACGTTACCTGGGCAGCAGAAATCTGTAGCGACTTACTGTGTCAGTCCAATGGGCGATGTGTCCGTAGAGACCCACAGGCACCACACTACCTGCACCTGAGCCGCGGCAGCTATCGGATCCTGTCCAATCGAAACGGCACATTCACCGTGACCAGACTGCAATCTAAGAACGAGCGGCAGATGCTGGCCGACAAGTTCCGCTGTCACTGTTACCAGGGGTATGAAGGAGAGCGCTGTGATAGCATAGAGCCGGAGGAGACAGAGGAGGACAACATGATCAAAGAGGATGTGGAGAAGGAAAAGAAGGAACCAGAGGTCGACAATGACATACAGGATAGTGCTGTGCCTTTACAAAACGCCCTCGCCGTGACTGTTCTGCTCCTCTTGTTGAACTTCAGTTCTATTTAG
- the LOC113042850 gene encoding LOW QUALITY PROTEIN: hyaluronidase (The sequence of the model RefSeq protein was modified relative to this genomic sequence to represent the inferred CDS: inserted 4 bases in 3 codons; deleted 1 base in 1 codon; substituted 3 bases at 3 genomic stop codons) — protein sequence MPLFSHRPFVVVWNAPSESCRLRFKVDLDLGVFNIVGNNDETLSGPNMTIXYYNHRGYYPYYTSSWIPIRGGLPQNQSLSKHLSKAXADFDKLIPFKDFHRLGVINWENWXPQRVHNWGSKDIYQKKSKELVRKLHPGWPQSKVGNEAXGLFERAGEVLMNSILDLAESRKPHGLWGFYLFPDCYKYGYKQFLLRYTGEFPNIEHVCNDHLMWLWKESTPLYPPIYLDYELKSSANTVKFVHYHVKEAMRIASIARNYYTLPVFVYSVPSMHCICFLISLTCVCLCAANCLTVQKFIDGPLGHYVINVTSAAELCSKALCKNSRCVHKSLDSEAYLHLNPXLNNHHNLDMKHKLTCPGYQSWTMPLITEPVPSHPXETVSLHFSCLSVILFLGLCPIIKCLIL from the exons ATGCCTTTGTTTTCCCATCGTCCATTTGTGGTGGTGTGGAATGCGCCTAGTGAATCCTGCCGTCTTCGATTCAAG GTGGATTTGGACCTTGGTGTCTTCAACATCGTTGGAAACAACGACGAAACCTTGAGCGGCCCCAACATGACCA TTTACTACAATCACCGGGGATACTATCCTTACTACACCAGCTCATGGATTCCCATCAGGGGTGGCCTTCCTCAGAACCAAAGCCTGAGCAAGCACCTCAGCAAAGCTTGAGCTGACTTCGACAAGCTCATACCCTTCAAGGACTTTCATAGGCTTGGTGTCATCAACTGGGAAAACTGGTGACCACAGAGGGTTCACAATTGGGGCTCGAAGGACATCTACCAGAAGAAATCCAAAGAGCTTGTAAGGAAACTGCATCCTGGTTGGCCACAAAGCAAGGTGGGAAATGAAGCATAGGGGCTCTTTGAGAGAGCCGGAGAAGTACTCATGAACTCAATACTGGATCTGGCTGAGAGTCGAAAGCCGCATGGGCTTTGG GGGTTTTATCTGTTTCCTGACTGTTACAAGTATGGCTACAAGCAGTTTCTTTTACGTTACACTGGAGAGTTTCCTAATATAGAGCATGTGTGCAATGATCACCTGATGTGGCTTTGGAAGGAGAGTACGCCTCTCTATCCTCCCATCTATCTCGACTATGAGCTCAAGTCTTCAGCTAATACTGTTAAATTTGTGCACTACCATGTCAAGGAGGCCATGAGGATTGCCTCGATTGCTAGGAATTACTATACGCTGCCCGTTTTTGTCTATTCAGTCCCTTCTATGCATTGCATTTGTT ttCTAATATCTTTAACATGTGTTTGCCTTTGTGCAGCAAACTGCTTGACAGTCCAGAAGTTCATTGACGGTCCACTGGGTCACTATGTGATCAATGTGACCTCAgctgctgagctgtgcagcaagGCCTTGTGCAAGAACAGCAGATGTGTTCATAAGAGCCTGGACTCTGAGGCCTACCTGCACCTCAACC TTCTTAACAACCATCATAACCTGGACATGAAACACAAGCTCACTTGTCCGGGGTACCAGAGCTGGACGATGCCTCTGATAACAGAGCCTGTCCCGTCCCACCC AGAGACCGTGTCCCTTCACTtctcctgtctgtctgtcatcttgtTCTTGGGTCTGTGTCCCATTATTAAGTGTCTGATACTGTAA